A region of Candidatus Binatia bacterium DNA encodes the following proteins:
- the mutL gene encoding DNA mismatch repair endonuclease MutL: MSAPSAASAKARIAVLDALVADQIAAGEVIERPASVVKELVENALDAGARDVHVTLEEGGCKRIVVRDDGCGMSPEDAHRACLRHATSKLRAIEDLGRLTSLGFRGEALASIAAAADVTIVTRERHASEGVRVTLRQAKIVESVPAGAPVGTTVEVRDLFATLPARRKFLKSAATELAHISDLLQRLALARPEVGFVCVHGGREVFRYPAVARGEERVRQVLGAERAKVLVPVDRTELDLRVHGWTSRGGHSQPQARAVLTYVGGRLVRDRVLMRAVLDAYRALLPSGRYPSTVLFLDLPPSAVDVNVHPAKVEVRFAQPDAVYGVVVRALRAALAAAAVAPGEARDADAGGEASSGDESAPRGAGAPGPERVQEALTRYAIRREVGAQAPLFQARLGGTSGAAPASAPSRATLPPRAPASTTVRAPSAPGASAPPLAADAATATTAAGITAPAVDAAEPAVEATPSRPTFAELRVVGQAFGGFIVCESRTSLVLIDQHAAHERVRFERLRAAPPAAATASQRLLVPRVVELDAAARERLLARADESRDAGFEIEAFGDRAVLLRALPAALDVSTDVERLLADLASDLGEIGSSEQMASARDALLARIACHGAVRAGDPLEREEMERLLADLDTIPFAATCPHGRPLLMEIERSELLRRVRRT; encoded by the coding sequence TTGAGCGCGCCGTCTGCGGCTTCGGCGAAGGCGCGCATCGCTGTCCTCGACGCCCTGGTCGCGGACCAGATCGCCGCCGGCGAGGTGATCGAGCGCCCGGCTTCGGTGGTGAAGGAGCTGGTCGAGAACGCGCTCGACGCGGGTGCGCGCGACGTCCACGTGACGCTCGAGGAGGGCGGCTGCAAGCGCATCGTCGTGCGCGACGACGGCTGCGGCATGTCGCCCGAGGACGCGCACCGCGCCTGCCTGCGCCACGCGACCAGCAAGCTGCGCGCGATCGAGGACCTCGGACGGTTGACGAGCCTCGGCTTCCGCGGCGAGGCGCTCGCCAGCATCGCCGCCGCCGCCGACGTCACCATCGTGACCCGCGAGCGGCACGCCTCGGAAGGCGTGCGCGTGACGCTTCGTCAAGCAAAGATCGTCGAGTCGGTGCCGGCCGGCGCACCGGTCGGCACGACCGTCGAGGTGCGCGATCTGTTCGCGACGCTGCCGGCGCGGCGGAAGTTCCTGAAGAGCGCCGCGACCGAGCTCGCGCACATCTCGGACCTCCTGCAGCGGCTCGCGCTCGCGCGGCCCGAGGTCGGGTTCGTGTGCGTGCACGGCGGGCGCGAGGTGTTCCGCTATCCGGCGGTCGCGCGCGGCGAGGAGCGCGTGCGGCAGGTGCTCGGCGCGGAGCGCGCGAAGGTGCTCGTGCCCGTCGACCGCACGGAGCTCGACCTGCGCGTGCACGGCTGGACGTCGCGCGGCGGGCACAGCCAGCCGCAGGCGCGCGCGGTGCTGACCTACGTCGGCGGACGCCTGGTGCGCGACCGCGTGCTGATGCGCGCGGTGCTCGACGCGTACCGCGCGCTGCTGCCGTCGGGACGCTACCCGAGCACGGTGCTGTTCCTCGACCTGCCGCCGTCGGCGGTCGACGTGAACGTGCACCCGGCGAAGGTCGAGGTGCGCTTCGCGCAGCCCGACGCGGTCTACGGCGTCGTCGTGCGCGCGCTGCGCGCGGCGCTGGCCGCCGCGGCGGTGGCGCCGGGCGAGGCGCGCGACGCGGACGCGGGTGGGGAGGCGAGCTCCGGCGACGAGAGCGCGCCGCGCGGTGCGGGGGCGCCCGGTCCCGAGCGCGTGCAGGAGGCGCTGACGCGCTACGCGATCCGCCGCGAGGTGGGCGCGCAGGCGCCGCTGTTCCAGGCGCGCCTCGGTGGGACGAGCGGAGCCGCACCCGCCTCCGCGCCGTCGCGCGCGACGCTGCCGCCGCGCGCGCCTGCGTCCACGACCGTGCGTGCGCCGTCCGCGCCCGGTGCGTCCGCGCCGCCGCTCGCGGCGGACGCAGCGACCGCGACGACGGCGGCCGGGATCACCGCGCCCGCGGTCGACGCCGCGGAGCCTGCGGTCGAAGCCACGCCGTCGCGGCCGACCTTCGCCGAGCTGCGCGTCGTCGGCCAGGCGTTCGGCGGCTTCATCGTGTGCGAGTCGCGCACGTCGCTGGTGCTGATCGACCAGCACGCGGCGCACGAGCGCGTGCGCTTCGAGCGCCTGCGCGCGGCGCCGCCGGCGGCCGCGACCGCGAGCCAGCGCCTGCTCGTGCCGCGGGTCGTGGAGCTCGACGCCGCGGCACGCGAGCGGCTGCTCGCGCGCGCGGACGAGAGCCGCGACGCCGGCTTCGAGATCGAGGCGTTCGGCGATCGGGCGGTGCTGCTGCGCGCGCTGCCCGCCGCGCTCGACGTGTCTACCGATGTCGAGCGCCTGCTCGCCGACCTCGCCTCCGACCTCGGCGAGATCGGCAGCAGCGAGCAGATGGCGAGCGCGCGCGACGCGCTGCTCGCGCGCATCGCGTGCCACGGCGCGGTTCGCGCCGGCGATCCGCTCGAGCGCGAGGAGATGGAGCGTCTGCTCGCCGACCTCGACACCATCCCGTTCGCCGCGACCTGCCCGCACGGTCGTCCGCTGCTGATGGAGATCGAGCGCAGCGAGCTCCTGCGCCGGGTGCGACGGACGTGA
- a CDS encoding 30S ribosomal protein S1, producing MMSANDESSLDEDFGKLFEQSLKSVKPGEVVKGRVVQIANGLVTVDIGYKSEGQIPINEFRDRDGNIEVNVGDEVDVYFEASEGETGAVSLSRAKAEQVKVWRDIEQAYNEGLPIEGLIVGKVKGGLKVDIGVGAFLPGSHADLRPTRNLDRFIGQKGRFAILKFNRSRGNVVVSRRAVLERERSALKEETLRVLEEGIILEGAVKNITDYGAFVDLGGLDGLLHITDMSWGRISHPSEVINVGDQVKVVVLKYDPERERVSLGMKQIMPDPWTTAAERYPVGTRIRGKVVSITDYGAFVELEKGVEGLIHVSEMSWTKRVTHPSKVLELGAEVEVQVLDVDPQNRRISLGLKQVAPNPWELVRVNHPTGSKITGKVKSITDFGIFVGVDDGIDGLVHISDLHWTKKIKHPSELYKKGDEIEAVVLGVDVENERISLGVKQLTPDPWLTLPERYPVGTKVKGPITSITDFGVFVEIEDGIEGLIHVSQISTERIDKPSQHFQVGEEIEAEVTNIDPREKKIGLSVRALRRTEEREEMNAYLSREGKAAKFSLEDVVGDELQRAVGEKSKSQS from the coding sequence ATGATGAGCGCGAATGACGAGTCGTCGCTTGACGAGGATTTTGGCAAACTCTTCGAGCAGAGTCTCAAGTCCGTCAAGCCAGGCGAAGTCGTCAAGGGCCGCGTGGTTCAGATCGCGAACGGCCTCGTCACGGTAGACATCGGTTACAAGTCGGAAGGCCAGATCCCGATCAACGAGTTCCGCGATCGCGACGGCAACATCGAGGTCAACGTCGGCGACGAGGTCGACGTCTACTTCGAGGCCAGCGAGGGCGAGACCGGCGCGGTCAGCCTGTCGCGCGCGAAGGCGGAGCAGGTCAAGGTCTGGCGCGACATCGAGCAGGCGTACAACGAGGGCCTGCCGATCGAGGGTCTGATCGTCGGCAAGGTGAAGGGCGGCCTCAAGGTCGACATCGGCGTCGGCGCCTTCCTGCCCGGCTCGCACGCCGACCTCCGTCCGACGCGCAACCTGGATCGCTTCATCGGCCAGAAGGGCCGCTTCGCGATCCTCAAGTTCAACCGCTCGCGCGGCAACGTCGTGGTGTCGCGTCGCGCGGTGCTCGAGCGCGAGCGCTCGGCGCTGAAGGAAGAGACGCTGCGCGTGCTCGAGGAGGGCATCATCCTCGAGGGCGCCGTCAAGAACATCACGGACTACGGCGCGTTCGTCGACCTCGGCGGTCTCGACGGTCTGCTGCACATCACCGACATGTCGTGGGGCCGCATCTCGCACCCCTCGGAGGTCATCAACGTCGGCGACCAGGTGAAGGTCGTCGTGCTGAAGTACGACCCCGAGCGTGAGCGCGTGTCGCTCGGCATGAAGCAGATCATGCCCGACCCGTGGACGACCGCGGCCGAGCGCTACCCGGTCGGCACCCGCATCCGCGGCAAGGTCGTGAGCATCACCGACTACGGCGCGTTCGTCGAGCTCGAGAAGGGCGTCGAGGGCCTGATCCACGTCTCCGAGATGTCGTGGACCAAGCGCGTGACGCACCCGTCGAAGGTGCTCGAGCTCGGCGCCGAGGTCGAGGTCCAGGTGCTCGACGTCGACCCGCAGAACCGCCGCATCTCGCTCGGCCTCAAGCAGGTCGCGCCGAACCCGTGGGAGCTGGTCCGCGTCAATCACCCGACCGGCAGCAAGATCACCGGCAAGGTGAAGAGCATCACCGACTTCGGCATCTTCGTCGGGGTCGACGACGGGATCGACGGGCTGGTCCACATCTCCGACCTGCACTGGACGAAGAAGATCAAGCACCCCTCGGAGCTCTACAAGAAGGGTGACGAGATCGAGGCCGTCGTGCTCGGCGTCGACGTCGAGAACGAGCGCATCTCGCTCGGCGTCAAGCAGCTCACCCCCGATCCCTGGCTGACGCTGCCGGAGCGCTACCCGGTCGGCACCAAGGTCAAGGGCCCGATCACGAGCATCACCGACTTCGGCGTGTTCGTCGAGATCGAGGACGGGATCGAGGGTCTGATCCACGTCTCGCAGATCTCGACCGAGCGCATCGACAAGCCGAGCCAGCACTTCCAGGTCGGCGAGGAGATCGAGGCCGAGGTCACCAACATCGATCCTCGCGAGAAGAAGATCGGCCTCTCGGTGCGGGCGCTGCGTCGCACCGAGGAGCGCGAGGAGATGAACGCCTACCTGAGCCGCGAGGGCAAGGCGGCGAAGTTCTCGCTCGAGGACGTGGTGGGAGACGAGCTGCAGCGGGCGGTGGGCGAGAAGAGCAAGTCGCAGAGCTAG
- the pheA gene encoding prephenate dehydratase, translating into MGAKARQAPQAKPARTRNRDAKQRLAELRARLDELDAQILAVLGERYRVVEEIVRVKQQSGDGVWVPARERAQIERLLKLNEESGARVRPEALRAIFGEILSASRALQGTLSVAYLGPAGTYSEQAAREQFGSSTAFKPVTSIAEVFRAVERGDAHYGIVPIENSTEGMVGPTLDAFVTTSLQIVAERELNIRHALLSRAKSLKQVRRVLSHAQSLGQCREWLRQNLPGVPTVDVPSNALAAQAAARSTTVAAIASAEAASRYGLNVLASDIQDLPRNVTRFVVIGKPGGEIAPDADKVSLLFSVKNRAGMLYRSLKPLAERNIDMCKIESRPMRGRSWEYLFFLDFRGRPDERRVKEAMAEMARQCVWLKVLGAYPAARSA; encoded by the coding sequence GTGGGAGCGAAGGCGAGGCAAGCACCGCAGGCGAAGCCTGCGCGCACGCGGAATCGGGACGCCAAGCAGCGGCTCGCCGAGCTGCGCGCGCGTCTCGACGAGCTCGACGCGCAGATCCTCGCCGTGCTCGGCGAGCGCTATCGCGTCGTCGAGGAGATCGTGCGCGTCAAGCAGCAGAGCGGCGACGGCGTCTGGGTGCCGGCGCGCGAGCGCGCGCAGATCGAGCGCCTGCTGAAGCTCAACGAGGAGAGCGGGGCGCGCGTGCGTCCCGAGGCGTTGCGCGCGATCTTCGGCGAGATCCTGTCGGCGTCGCGCGCGCTGCAGGGCACGCTGTCGGTCGCCTACCTCGGCCCGGCGGGGACGTACTCGGAGCAGGCGGCGCGCGAGCAGTTCGGCTCGTCGACGGCGTTCAAGCCGGTGACCTCGATCGCGGAGGTGTTCCGCGCGGTCGAGCGCGGCGACGCGCACTACGGCATCGTGCCGATCGAGAACTCGACCGAGGGCATGGTCGGTCCGACGCTCGACGCCTTCGTCACCACGTCGCTGCAGATCGTCGCCGAGCGCGAGCTCAACATCCGGCACGCGCTGCTGTCGCGCGCCAAGTCGCTGAAGCAGGTGCGTCGCGTGCTGTCGCACGCGCAGTCGCTCGGGCAGTGCCGCGAGTGGCTGCGTCAGAACCTGCCGGGCGTGCCGACGGTCGACGTGCCGAGCAACGCGCTCGCGGCGCAGGCGGCGGCGCGCTCGACGACGGTCGCGGCGATCGCGAGCGCGGAGGCCGCGTCGCGCTACGGGCTCAACGTGCTCGCGAGCGACATCCAGGATCTGCCGCGCAACGTCACGCGCTTCGTCGTCATCGGCAAGCCCGGCGGCGAGATCGCGCCGGACGCGGACAAGGTATCGCTGCTGTTCTCGGTCAAGAACCGCGCCGGCATGCTGTACCGCAGCCTGAAGCCGCTCGCCGAGCGCAACATCGACATGTGCAAGATCGAGTCGCGTCCGATGCGCGGCCGCTCGTGGGAGTACCTCTTCTTCCTCGACTTCCGCGGCCGCCCCGACGAGCGTCGCGTCAAGGAAGCGATGGCCGAGATGGCGCGGCAGTGCGTGTGGCTCAAGGTGCTCGGGGCGTACCCCGCGGCGCGCTCGGCATGA
- the cmk gene encoding (d)CMP kinase: MTAATTARRPVVTIDGPAGAGKSTVSRALAARLGFTYLDTGALYRAVALAAGDDAERARRIDENEVAAISADDEAALAALARSLPLAFSDNGTRLSIGDRDVSLAIRTPEISQRASKISALPAVRAALLDVQRRFGEAGGIVVEGRDAGSVVFPDAEVKFFLTADLAERARRRAAELRARGLEVDEEEVRRDIESRDARDAARAAAPLVCPQGAVVIDTSGLTIEQVVERLYGVVTMRDRS; encoded by the coding sequence ATGACGGCCGCGACCACGGCGCGCCGTCCGGTGGTGACGATCGACGGCCCGGCCGGCGCCGGCAAGAGCACGGTGAGCCGCGCGCTCGCCGCGCGCCTCGGCTTCACCTACCTCGACACCGGCGCGCTCTACCGCGCGGTCGCGCTCGCCGCAGGCGACGACGCCGAGCGCGCGCGGCGCATCGACGAGAACGAGGTCGCGGCGATCTCGGCCGACGACGAGGCGGCGCTCGCGGCGCTCGCGCGCTCGCTGCCGCTCGCGTTCTCGGACAACGGCACGCGGCTCTCGATCGGCGACCGCGACGTCAGCCTCGCGATCCGCACGCCGGAGATCAGCCAGCGCGCATCCAAGATCTCGGCGCTGCCGGCGGTGCGCGCGGCGCTGCTCGACGTGCAGCGTCGCTTCGGCGAGGCGGGCGGCATCGTCGTCGAGGGGCGCGACGCGGGGAGCGTCGTCTTCCCGGACGCCGAGGTGAAGTTCTTCCTCACCGCCGATCTCGCGGAGCGCGCGCGGCGCCGTGCGGCGGAGCTACGTGCGCGCGGTCTCGAGGTCGACGAGGAGGAGGTGCGGCGCGACATCGAGAGCCGCGACGCACGCGACGCGGCACGCGCGGCGGCGCCGCTGGTGTGCCCTCAGGGCGCGGTGGTGATCGACACCTCGGGGCTCACGATCGAGCAGGTCGTCGAGCGCTTGTACGGCGTCGTAACCATGCGTGATCGCTCTTGA
- a CDS encoding acetyl-CoA carboxylase carboxyltransferase subunit alpha, with the protein MRRTYLDFEEPLRALDRARDAARAQGDRATEEQVEREIDATARRIFAGLTAWQRVQLSRHVDRPFTLDYVGALCTDFVELHGDRAFGDDAAIVAGLARRGERPLAIVGHQRGRGTAEKVRRNFGMPRPEGYRKARRVFRLAGRAGIGLLTFVDTQGAFPGTESEERGIAEAISGCIAELAALPVPIVSVVIGEGGSGGALALAVSDALLMLEHSCLAVISPEGCASILERQRSPEGIARAAESLGLTAARLHALGIADEIIPEPVGGAHRDPAAAARAVGEAIDRAFAALDELDPEALRRRRDERLRAIGRAAVVERAAEAR; encoded by the coding sequence GTGCGACGGACGTATCTCGACTTTGAAGAACCCCTGCGTGCGCTCGACCGCGCGCGCGACGCAGCCCGCGCGCAGGGCGATCGCGCGACGGAGGAGCAGGTCGAGCGCGAGATCGACGCGACCGCGCGGCGCATCTTCGCCGGGCTCACCGCGTGGCAGCGCGTGCAGCTGTCGCGGCACGTCGATCGTCCCTTCACGCTCGACTACGTCGGCGCGCTGTGCACCGACTTCGTCGAGCTGCACGGCGACCGCGCGTTCGGCGACGATGCGGCGATCGTCGCCGGCCTTGCGCGCCGCGGCGAGCGGCCGCTCGCGATCGTCGGCCACCAGCGCGGTCGCGGCACGGCGGAGAAGGTGCGGCGCAACTTCGGCATGCCGCGCCCCGAGGGCTACCGGAAGGCGCGGCGCGTGTTCCGTCTCGCGGGGCGTGCGGGCATCGGGCTTCTGACCTTCGTCGACACGCAGGGCGCCTTTCCCGGCACCGAGAGCGAGGAGCGCGGCATCGCGGAGGCGATCTCGGGCTGCATCGCCGAGCTCGCGGCGCTGCCGGTGCCGATCGTCAGCGTCGTGATCGGGGAGGGCGGCAGCGGCGGCGCGCTCGCGCTCGCGGTGAGCGACGCGCTGCTGATGCTCGAGCACTCGTGCCTGGCGGTGATCTCGCCCGAGGGCTGCGCGTCGATCCTCGAGCGCCAGCGCTCGCCCGAGGGCATCGCGCGCGCCGCGGAGTCGCTCGGTCTCACCGCGGCGCGCCTGCACGCGCTCGGCATCGCCGACGAGATCATCCCGGAGCCCGTGGGCGGCGCGCACCGCGATCCCGCGGCGGCTGCGCGCGCGGTCGGCGAGGCGATCGACCGCGCGTTCGCGGCGCTCGACGAGCTCGATCCCGAGGCGCTGCGCCGGCGGCGCGACGAGCGCCTGCGCGCGATCGGCCGCGCGGCGGTGGTCGAGCGCGCCGCCGAGGCGCGCTGA
- the sppA gene encoding signal peptide peptidase SppA: MPGQPVRRAFGFVGGFLVLFFVLAFALAWMRAGSGGALLPGKEIVAVVPLEGEIQRSDDFVETLDDLAENQRVGAVVVRINSPGGAVAPSQEMYDAVRRLSEKKPVVASLGAVAASGGYYVASAADVVVASPGTLTGSIGVIMQIANVKGLLEKLGVETTTVTAGKWKDMGSPFRNLTPEERAILQQMADQVHTQFIDAVAAGRKLDPERARDVASGRIYTGEEAHQVGLVDELGGLDDAVRIAGSRAGIVGKPTVERFSPRRGPWWWRALFADEAMATASSGSTLAFLLALAEMASEGSPSGQPQLLWRLPIVTEGFRW, encoded by the coding sequence ATGCCCGGGCAGCCCGTGCGCCGCGCTTTCGGCTTCGTCGGCGGTTTTCTCGTCCTCTTCTTCGTCCTCGCGTTCGCCCTCGCCTGGATGCGTGCGGGGTCGGGCGGCGCGCTCCTGCCGGGCAAGGAGATCGTCGCCGTCGTCCCGCTCGAGGGCGAGATCCAGCGCTCCGACGACTTCGTCGAGACGCTCGACGACCTCGCGGAGAACCAGCGCGTCGGCGCGGTGGTCGTGCGCATCAACTCGCCGGGCGGTGCCGTGGCGCCGTCGCAGGAGATGTACGACGCCGTCCGCCGGCTCTCGGAGAAGAAGCCGGTGGTCGCCTCGCTCGGCGCGGTCGCCGCGTCCGGCGGCTACTACGTCGCGAGCGCGGCCGACGTCGTGGTCGCGAGCCCGGGCACGCTGACGGGCTCGATCGGCGTCATCATGCAGATCGCCAACGTCAAGGGTCTGCTCGAGAAGCTCGGCGTCGAGACCACGACCGTCACCGCGGGCAAGTGGAAGGACATGGGCTCACCGTTCCGCAATCTGACGCCCGAGGAGCGGGCGATCCTGCAGCAGATGGCGGATCAGGTGCACACGCAGTTCATCGACGCCGTGGCGGCGGGCCGCAAGCTCGATCCCGAGCGCGCGCGCGACGTCGCGAGCGGACGCATCTACACGGGAGAGGAGGCGCACCAGGTCGGGCTGGTCGACGAGCTCGGCGGTCTCGATGACGCGGTCAGGATCGCGGGCAGCCGCGCCGGCATCGTCGGCAAGCCGACCGTCGAGCGCTTCTCGCCGCGCCGCGGACCGTGGTGGTGGCGGGCGCTGTTCGCCGACGAGGCGATGGCGACGGCGTCGTCGGGAAGCACGCTGGCCTTCCTTCTCGCGCTCGCCGAGATGGCGAGCGAAGGATCCCCCTCCGGGCAACCGCAGCTTCTTTGGCGGCTGCCGATCGTGACGGAAGGATTCCGCTGGTAG
- the miaA gene encoding tRNA (adenosine(37)-N6)-dimethylallyltransferase MiaA encodes MSATRPRVVALVGPTAGGKTDLALALAPALDAEIVSVDSRQIYRRLDIGTAKPDRAARAAVPHHLLDVVEPDEAFDAARFAALGREVVADILARGRNVLLCGGSGLYLRALTEGLCPAPPADPEVRAELAREVAERGAPALHAELARVDARAAARISPNDAVRITRALEVVRLTGRPLSEWQERHAFADRPYELLTLVLSPPTDELEARIARRAAAMWDAGLVEETRTVLDAGFDGALRPLQAIGYREAQLFLRGELDRDAAIDRMRLATRQYAKRQRTWFRALADAVWLDGHEPIAAVRERAARFLSGDLGATDVSRL; translated from the coding sequence GTGAGCGCGACCCGGCCGCGCGTGGTGGCGCTGGTCGGCCCGACGGCGGGCGGCAAGACCGACCTCGCCCTCGCGCTCGCACCGGCGCTCGACGCCGAGATCGTCTCGGTGGACTCGCGTCAGATCTACCGCCGGCTCGACATCGGCACGGCGAAGCCCGACCGCGCCGCGCGCGCCGCGGTGCCGCACCACCTGCTCGACGTCGTCGAGCCCGACGAGGCGTTCGACGCCGCGCGCTTCGCGGCGCTCGGCCGCGAGGTGGTGGCGGACATCCTCGCGCGCGGCCGCAACGTGCTGCTCTGCGGCGGCAGCGGGCTCTACCTGCGCGCGCTCACCGAAGGGCTGTGCCCCGCGCCGCCCGCGGATCCGGAAGTCCGCGCCGAGCTCGCGCGCGAGGTCGCGGAGCGCGGCGCGCCGGCGCTGCACGCGGAGCTCGCTCGCGTCGACGCGCGCGCCGCGGCGCGCATCTCGCCGAACGACGCGGTGCGGATCACGCGCGCGCTCGAGGTCGTGCGCCTCACCGGACGGCCGCTCTCGGAGTGGCAGGAGCGCCACGCGTTCGCCGACCGCCCGTACGAGCTCTTGACGCTCGTCCTGTCGCCGCCGACGGACGAGCTCGAGGCGCGCATCGCGCGGCGCGCGGCGGCGATGTGGGACGCAGGCCTCGTCGAGGAGACGCGCACGGTGCTCGACGCGGGCTTCGACGGAGCGCTGCGGCCGCTGCAGGCGATCGGTTACCGCGAGGCGCAGCTCTTCCTGCGCGGCGAGCTCGACCGCGACGCCGCGATCGATCGGATGCGGCTCGCGACGCGACAGTACGCGAAGCGCCAGCGCACGTGGTTCCGCGCGCTCGCCGACGCCGTCTGGCTCGACGGCCACGAGCCGATCGCCGCCGTGCGCGAGCGCGCGGCACGCTTTCTCTCGGGAGATCTCGGTGCGACGGACGTATCTCGACTTTGA
- the aroA gene encoding 3-phosphoshikimate 1-carboxyvinyltransferase → MEPIRRLGIVGVGLIGGSLALALRRAGLVREVVGVGRSRANLDVALARGIVDRAGDDPALVRGCDVVVLATPVAALARMAAAIAPHLERDAIVTDAGSVKEGVVRDCTSALAGRARFVGAHPIAGTEDSGAAAADAELFRGRRCVLTPVAGTDRDARARVRALWEAVGMEVVEMAPAAHDAVLALTSHTPHLLAFALTRAAEAMRQKADGAADPFAFAGPSFEGATRVAVSSPETWRDILLANAPAVHDALAALRAELDALEAAVRAGDGKRLAGLIAEARAAKQRAAAASGGSSVSATVGGSAGGSTGRSSGGASGGAAPSTVVVQPAAAPLAGDVEVPGDKSIAHRALLFGGIAHGTTTIRGVGQGQDNASTMHVLRALGVEVAREGGFVRVTGKGFDGLRAPSEVLDCGNSGTTMRLVAGVLAGRPFTATLDGDSSLRRRPMRRIVEPLERMGAKLETNDGRPPVRVTGGVLRAAEFKLSVASAQVKTAIILAALQATGRTTVEEPGASRDHTERLLPAFGVRLERPRPNVVVVEGPQELRACSVDVPGDPSAAAFWLVAGSIVPGSRIFVRGVSMNLTRIGALDVLRAMGAKITVHERPPLGDEPVADLEVEATELHGTEVAGELMLRAIDEFPVLAVAAAVARGETRFADGAELRVKESDRIAAMARGLSVLGADVFEHEDGMTVRGGKPLGGGTVESHEDHRIAMAFVIAALAARAPVTIRGADAIAVSDPGFLVTLAKLRRGGGEPG, encoded by the coding sequence ATGGAACCGATCCGCCGCCTCGGCATCGTCGGAGTCGGCCTGATCGGCGGCTCGCTCGCGCTCGCGCTGCGTCGCGCGGGGCTCGTGCGCGAGGTGGTCGGCGTCGGCCGCAGCCGGGCGAACCTCGACGTCGCGCTGGCGCGCGGCATCGTCGACCGCGCGGGCGACGATCCGGCGCTGGTGCGCGGCTGCGACGTCGTGGTGCTCGCGACGCCGGTCGCGGCCCTCGCGCGGATGGCGGCGGCGATCGCGCCGCACCTCGAGCGCGACGCGATCGTCACCGACGCGGGCAGCGTCAAGGAAGGAGTCGTCCGCGACTGCACGAGCGCGCTCGCGGGACGCGCGCGCTTCGTCGGCGCGCACCCGATCGCCGGCACCGAGGACTCGGGAGCCGCGGCCGCCGACGCCGAGCTGTTCCGCGGACGGCGCTGCGTACTGACGCCGGTCGCGGGCACCGATCGCGACGCGCGCGCGCGCGTGCGCGCGCTTTGGGAGGCGGTCGGAATGGAGGTGGTCGAGATGGCGCCGGCCGCGCACGACGCGGTGCTGGCGCTGACCAGCCACACGCCGCACCTCCTCGCCTTTGCCTTGACGCGCGCCGCGGAGGCGATGCGGCAGAAGGCCGACGGCGCCGCGGATCCGTTCGCGTTCGCGGGGCCGTCGTTCGAAGGCGCGACGCGCGTCGCCGTGAGCTCGCCCGAGACCTGGCGCGACATCCTGCTCGCGAACGCGCCCGCGGTGCACGACGCGCTCGCGGCGCTCCGCGCCGAGCTCGACGCGCTCGAGGCGGCGGTGCGTGCGGGCGACGGCAAGCGTCTCGCGGGACTCATTGCCGAAGCGCGCGCGGCGAAGCAGCGCGCGGCGGCTGCGAGCGGAGGAAGCAGTGTGAGCGCAACGGTTGGTGGTTCGGCGGGTGGCTCGACCGGACGTTCGTCCGGCGGCGCGAGCGGCGGCGCCGCGCCGTCGACGGTCGTCGTGCAGCCGGCGGCGGCGCCGCTCGCGGGCGACGTCGAGGTGCCGGGCGACAAGTCGATCGCGCACCGCGCGCTGCTCTTCGGCGGCATCGCGCACGGCACGACGACGATCCGCGGCGTCGGGCAGGGGCAGGACAACGCGTCGACCATGCACGTGCTGCGCGCGCTCGGCGTCGAGGTCGCGCGCGAGGGCGGCTTCGTGCGCGTCACCGGCAAGGGCTTCGACGGTCTGCGCGCGCCGAGCGAGGTGCTCGACTGCGGCAACTCGGGCACCACGATGCGTCTCGTCGCGGGCGTGCTCGCGGGGCGTCCGTTCACGGCGACGCTCGACGGCGACTCGTCGCTGCGCCGCCGCCCCATGCGCCGCATCGTCGAGCCGCTCGAGCGCATGGGCGCCAAGCTCGAGACGAACGATGGCCGTCCGCCGGTGCGCGTGACCGGCGGCGTGCTGCGCGCGGCGGAGTTCAAGCTCTCGGTCGCGAGCGCGCAGGTGAAGACGGCGATCATCCTCGCGGCGCTGCAGGCGACCGGACGCACGACGGTCGAGGAGCCGGGCGCGTCGCGCGACCACACCGAGCGCCTGCTGCCCGCGTTCGGCGTGCGGCTCGAGCGTCCGCGTCCGAACGTCGTCGTGGTCGAGGGACCGCAGGAGCTGCGCGCGTGCTCGGTCGACGTGCCGGGCGATCCGAGCGCGGCGGCGTTCTGGTTGGTCGCGGGCTCGATCGTGCCGGGCTCGCGCATCTTCGTCCGCGGCGTGTCCATGAACCTGACGCGCATCGGCGCGCTCGACGTCCTGCGCGCGATGGGCGCGAAGATCACGGTGCACGAGCGTCCGCCGCTCGGCGACGAGCCGGTCGCGGACCTCGAGGTCGAGGCGACGGAGCTGCATGGCACCGAGGTCGCGGGCGAGCTCATGCTGCGCGCGATCGACGAGTTCCCGGTGCTCGCGGTCGCGGCGGCGGTCGCGCGCGGCGAGACGCGCTTTGCCGACGGCGCCGAGCTGCGCGTCAAGGAGAGCGACCGCATCGCCGCGATGGCGCGCGGCCTCTCCGTGCTCGGAGCGGACGTCTTCGAGCACGAGGACGGCATGACGGTGCGCGGCGGCAAGCCGCTCGGCGGTGGTACGGTCGAGAGCCACGAGGACCACCGCATCGCGATGGCCTTCGTCATCGCGGCGCTCGCCGCGCGCGCGCCGGTGACGATTCGCGGCGCGGACGCGATCGCGGTCTCCGACCCGGGCTTCCTCGTGACGCTCGCGAAGCTGCGCCGTGGCGGAGGAGAGCCGGGATGA